Within Lagopus muta isolate bLagMut1 chromosome 1, bLagMut1 primary, whole genome shotgun sequence, the genomic segment ATAAAGCACTGTTGGCTCTAGGAAGAGCTGCTCTTCCCTCCTTACAGTTACAATCTGGCTTCCCAGTCCTCAGcatctttctttattttagagAACTGCTAGTTTCCTCTGAGACACCAGCAAAATATAGTTACATTTCTCTGTAGTATCCCTGCAGTTTTCTCCTTGTGCTCTTTTGGGTTGGGGGTGACAGCAGCTGAGCCTGAAATTTGTCATGAACTAGTATCTTTGGAAATCAAAATAGGAACTTCAGAAGTCTTTCTACTTTGTTACTCCTCATCCTTTCCTCAGctctaccttgatttcagcatcAACAAGGGGCTAGGTAAACTCTTTCAACTCCATTTCTTCAGTTTAACATTTTGATTTGGCTCATGGCCCAGCTCATGCTTGAAACACAATAATTTTCCAGGCAGTCTTCTGGTCAAGCCCAGGATTGTTCACTTTCCAAGATCAGGGTGAGGGATGGCAGATTTAGCTTCTCATGGTCACATTATTGCTAAATTAATACTTCCATTTTTACCTGACTTTTGTAATCTTAGGACCATCCTGCTGTACAAGATGATTGCGAAGATAACTTACAGGCTGGCAAGACATGTGTCCACTGAGACACATAGGACCACGCAGATGAGAAGATTTCTGCATGGTGAGTAGTGTATTCCAGAACAGTCCCTGGGTGGAAAGCATCTTCCTCATCTGAACACAGCAGGGACCTTGCTGGCAGTGTTTTGGGAGCAAagcaaagagctgctttttcagctttcagGAAGGTACTTCAGGTCCTAAAAGCACAGGGAATTTCCATTGTTTCATAATAACGCTAATATAGGTGACATTTTGATGCACAATAGTCTTACTATATATTTACTCTTGGTGCTTGCActcttttaaaatatagcaTTATTCAGGCATGATTGCAGTGCTCAGTTCATTCACAGAAACATTAATTTAAAGTAATATTAAAGTAATGTTATTGGAGCCAGTAGCAATGCAGCTGTAATAACGGTGGGAGAATAACATTCAGATCATAAGAGGAGCATTATTTGTACTCATTAtggtaatttcttctttttttttttttataaatagtTCAATCACATAAAACACAGTTTTAGTCTTCATGAAGTTACTTGCAAATCCCTCAAAAGAAGAGCTGAAGAGAGGAATGAATTTATTGTGACTATGAGAAATTGCTTCTTTATAAAATAGCTCAGTAGTAACTGCAAATACCCCTGTAAATAATTGACTTCTTTATGTTTATCTCCAGGTGCTTATTTCAGGATTCAGCCCTCCATACAGGAAGCCCTGGTGGAGGGGAGACCAGTCGTAGCCTTGGAGAGCACCATCATTACACATGGCATGTCCTATCCTCAGAATCTGAGGTTGTAGGTTTATGTTCCTTGTCCAAGGAAGTTGTGAGAACAAAGTGAGGGGAAATGTCAGGTTATTAGAGATAGTGGTATAAAAAAAGTCCTATTTGGACTTTCTAAGTAGAGCAGAATCATAGGACACACATATTCATACCTATTTATCTCCTTACCCAACACCTTACATTTCTGGCTTCTTTTGAAATGTGGCAGCAGATAATGTCATCATTTTCTCTAAGACAGAGATACCACAATTAATGGCTGCACAATGACAGACACTGAAAACTCCCATGTGGTTTCTTTTGGTATACCTTTTGTGATACAAAAAGGATTGGAACACAACATTGAAATCTGCTCACTGGCAGCactcagagcagctgctgtgagaaCTCATGGTCCTTCTCAGTGCCTTCTGTGCCCTATGCACAGTTTTAGTAGTTGAAGGTTGCCTAACATATGTAAATATACCTGCAATCAAAAGATAGAATATCCCACAAATGATCAAGTGTATACCCTGCAAAGCTTAGAAAGGCCTAGTTTTTAACCTTAGAATATCCTCAGCTTGCAGCTTTTCAACACTGTTGGTCCCCAGTACCTAACTGCCTATACTGTAAAAAAATATCCTGGTCATTTGAGTAGAATTGAATTATCAGGGGTTTTTGTGAAGATTTATGATCTCACAAATAACAAGGATTACATACAGAAAGGTTCTAATTTGAGAAGGTCCCTAATATTTAGCAGTGTATTGTACAAATAGGTTTGCCTGTAAGCCAGGCTATTTTACAGCTCCTGCCtcagaaatgaagcataaaGCCTGTCCATTGCTATCCTTAAAACAGGAGCTCTGAAtagctctgcactgctgcaaaatCAGGTGTAAGGTTTTGCCATTAGGAAGATACAGAAGCAGAACTGGACTTAGCTGAAATCCTAACTGTGCAAAACTGGAAACTGGGAATGCCAGCCATGAATCTCGTCAGGTTTCTTGTCTGATTATTTGTCTCACTAATTTTGTGATTGTTGTCTCATCTACCTTCTTCTAGCGTGGCCAGAGAGGTAGAAAAAATTGTAATGAGAAACGGAGCAGTGCCAGCCACTATAGGTATTTTAAAGGGTCAAATCCACGTGGGACTCACAGATGAGGAACTTCAGTTCTTGGCAAGCAGTAAAAATGTAGTTAAAGTGTCTCGGAGAGATCTCCCTTATGTCCTCAGCAAGGTATGATATGCAGACTTTCTACTGGGGTGTTTTCAACACAGCAACAGCGTGGTCTCCAGTTTTAAGCCAGGTAGCTTTGAGCCCCTTACTGAGATACCGCGTGTATCCAGAGTCAAAATATATCTGAGTCAGGGAATAGCAGACCTGAAATAGGGCTCCTGAAAATTCACTCAGGATTGGCTGGTTAAGCAAAGAATATCCATTTTGGCATGATAGGGCATCATCATGTTACACATGAACTATGTGACAGCAAGTCACCCCAACGTATGCATATAGTGCTAATGATCTTGTTAACTGTCCAAGAACTCTGCTGGTTGAAAAGCCCTGGAGAATGAAGGCTTTTGCTATTATCAGACCAAGAACAGCATATATAGAAGGGATGATGAAACCTCTGCCTTTTTGCAAAGAATGTTTGTGTCAGAATTTCACTTAGCTGTGCCAACAGGCTGTTGTGACACTGCTGTTTGTCAGAACACAACCACAGCCGCCTGCATGTGGCATTCTCTGAGTCACTCTGGGGGCTGCTCGTGACCTCCTTTCCCATATAGGGTTTGTCTGGTGGAACTACTGTATCTGGAACAATGATTGCAGCACACAAAGCAGGAATCCCTGTGTTTGTGACAGGAGGCATTGGAGGTGTCCATCGAGGAGGAGAGAACAGTAAGAAAATTAATACATACTACATTCATCTGTGAGCTGAGGAGGAGGTGGGTCTCACCACACATGAAGTTTATGCCCTAGTCCATGTTGCTCTCTGGAAACCTGGGATATGGCACAGCTTTGGCAGTGCAGCTTGTGACCTTTAAGTACATACTTTTCTTTTAGCTATATATACTCATAGTACAGTGTAaacacactgctctgctgagtgCTATCTCTTTCTGGTGTAAATTCCACACTGGCGGTTTCCAGAGGTCAGCAAAGCTTATGTGGTGTTTCTCTGCCAGTTGTGTCAATATTGATATCAAAGTCTTCTTATATTCCATTTTCTTGAactttgtcctttcttttttccaactCAATTTTTGCATGCTATTTAGTGACATGAACTAACAACTGAGACAGTCAGTACAAGGCTGCACCTCTGCCCTTAATCAAGTggcttctgtgttttcagtccTTCTTACAACCTTAGCACCTTAAAGTATGCTTTAAAATTGTAATATTTGTGTGTGGATCAGAATGTTTACAAAAAGAGGCAGATGTGGGTTTTTAACAGGGCAGATCACATTAGCACAATCACAAACAACAGCTGCTTGTCCCTTGACAGCTCTGGATGTGAGTGCTGACTTGACAGAGCTAGGACGGACTCCAGTTGCCGTTGTATCTGCAGGAGTCAAGTCTATCCTTGATATTGGCAGGACATTGGAGTATCTGGTAGGTATCATGGGCTGCTGAGCATGAAAGCAGGTGATTATGTACTTGGTATACTGTGTCCAGCAGTGCTAAGTGGGCCCAGTGATGCTGGGGCAGTTATTAAGCCTAAGATTCTGATGAATAACTATTTAGAGGATGTGAGGCCTGTCTTTTCAGTTCTCTAGTCCTGGGGCTATTCAGGCACTGGACTGCCCCCAGCATCATCCTGTCTGTGCCCGACAGGCTTTTGCACAAGTGCTCCAACTGAGCCAAAGGCAGCCCAAGCCACGGCCTCTTCTCTGGGTTTAGAGTCACTCACTTTTCTGTCTACTGGGAGAATGCTCCCACACTGATGGATCAGGCAAGCTAGATCTATCAGACACTAAAACAAAGCTATaattaaattaagaaacaaTATGATTTTTAGTAGAGTCCGTTTTTAAGGTTTGTTATATTGGAAACCACCAGAGGCAGTACTTCAGGTGACAGCCAGAGTCAATACTTTCCAATCACAAATAGAACTCATTTAAATTCCTGTCAGCTCATGGCATAACTTCAGGTCACAGCTTGTTACCTTGGACTCAGCATTGTGCTAGTGACAGCTGCCCTGCTTTTGATCAGCTCCATGCAAAGGATGCGTGTGTCTCACATGTTTCAATATGCCAGATTCTGTCTGACTAGTTACCATGTCTGgctctttgctttgaaaaatgttgGTGACAGAACGGAATAGAATGGGATGTattaaacatgcaaaaataatcAAACCCTGTgctaattctgtgattctaaagaAAGACGGTTTCTAGCTGCTTAGAAGGGAGAAGTCCTATCTCTCTCTGAGTCTCATTTCCCTCCACTGATTACCTCACCTCCATTACTACAGGAAACTCAGGGGGTCTGTGTGGCTGCCTTTGGAGAGTCAAGGATGTTCCCAGCCTTCTTCTCAAGCCAGAGTGGCTTCCAGGCACCGTATCATGTCCAGGACGAAGAGGAGGCAGCTAAACTTattggtgtgtttcagcagggGAAGGCTCGTGTAAGCCCTGGAACAGAGGGTCAAAAAGTGGAGTCATTTTTTGATATTTGgttcgtttgtttttttaaaaaagtctttGCCTCTTATTGTACAAACAGCCTCCAAAGAAATAGGGGGACATAAACTGCTTGCTAACTAGACAAGAACCTGTCCTTGGGTGAGCTAAGAACAGGAGCTCCAGCTGTGGATTCACATACTCCCCACCCACTCTCCATCCTTTTACATTCAGTTTGTCCAAAGAGAACctctatcacagaatcacagaatggccagggttggaagggacctcaaggatcatgaatctcaaggatcatgaatctccaacccccctgccacaggcaggaccaccaacctccccattcaatactagaccaggctgcccagggccccatccaacctggccttgaacacctccagggacagggcatccacaacctctctgggcagcctgttccagcacctcaccactctcacagtaaagaacttccccctgacatccaacctaaatcctccctccctcaacttaaaaccatttccccatgtcctgcagttatctaccctttcaaagagttgattcccctcctgtttgtaggctccctttaggtactgaaaggctgcaatgaggtcaccctgcagccttcttttctccaagctgaacaagcccagccctctcagcctgtcttcataggggaggtgctttgtggctctcctctggaccctctccaacagctctctgtctttttggtactgggggctccagacctggatgcagtactccagatggggcctcacaagagcagagtagagggggacaatcacctccttgtccctgctggcctccTCTAACCATCTGCCTGTCCTCTCCCAGCCAGCGCTCTGGATCTAGGCCTGAGCAGTGGTGTGCTGATAGCAGTGCCCTGTCCCCAGAAGCAAGCTGCCTCGAGCCAGCTTATTGAAGATGCCATCCAGCAAGCTCTCAGCGAAGCCAGGTGAGAAGTAACCTAGGCCCTAACCTCTGTTCGCTCCATAGTTTTGAGGAAATAAGTGACTTCAGGGACACTGCTAGAGGGGTTGTAGCACAGCTTAATCTTGGGTGTGGATGAGCCCATAACAAGGCTTTCAGCATGGTTTTATCTAACCTGAAGCTTGTTTACAGGAGTTTTTATGCTATGTGGTTATGGAGATAAATTAATCTgcttgcagcagtgcttctACTCTGATGCCATTTCAGCTCAGTTTGTCTCAGTAATTTTCGTTACATTTGCAGGTCCAAAGGGATTACAGGCAAAGAAGTGACCCCTTTTTTGTTACAGAGGATCAATGAATTAACCAATGGGAAGTCACTGGACTCCAGTATCCTTTTACTAAATGGAATGAATAAAGGAGTAGTATACTTCCTATCTCCTCCAATGATGTTTGCTGGAAAATGCTGCCATTTTATTGACAGTTCAGCAAGGGGCAAACACTTCGTTACCTACAAATAGATGAAAGCTCAGTAGCTGCATCCTGATTTTTCAGTAGCACCCTTACTGTCCTCCTCCacttttgcattaaaaattagATGCCAACACAGACAGCAGATAGCCAAAGAGATCCTTCACATGTGATCCCTGAGCTTGCCTGCTCTGTGATGGAATCTCAGTTCACTCTTGCCCTCAGAGGAATCGTATACTGGAAGATGTCTGGGCTTCCCAGAGCACTGAGAAACTTGGAAGAAACACTCCTGTATAGCATGAATGCTCTTGCACAGGCAAGAGGAAGGCAGATCTACTGGCTAGGATACTGGTGTAGGGTCTGGAAAAGATAGATTCAACCCCAAGCTCTGCTACCAGTTCCTTGGGAGACCTCATGGCTGGCAGACTGGTTTGAGGATACTGGAGTTGTATGCTGCCACAAAATGGGGCTTTCAAAGCCTCTGATACTCTGCTCCCAGTGGAATTAATGAAAATCGGACATGGAGAGACTTGGCAAAAATCTCAGTAGGCATCCAATACTGGAAGGGTGGCCAAGATCCTCAAAGGTTGTTACACTCTTAGCTCCAGGTTAGGCACTTCACCTCGCCTTCTGTGAGgccttttcttctattttctgtctGTAAAATGGAGATGTTAGCTTTACTCTCCGTGGACACAGAGGAAGGTGAATACTTAAAACTTCAGCATGCTCATACAGTACTGTAATCCAGCATACCTGTTCCACTGGATTTTGGCTTCTGGGAATCAAATCTACCAAGTCTCACAGCATGCATTTCCTGCTTTCTCCCTCTAGGCCGTTTCCTACGTAGGCTTCTGTTGGGCCAGTCATGctgatattttctcttttcctcaaaaAATGCCATACAGACCTTGCTCTGATCCAAAACAATGCCAGAGTGGGCAGCTGCATTGCAGTGGCTCTGAGCAAACTACAGAAAGCCACAAGGAAGGGGAGCTTGCCTCGCAGAGGGGACACAACCATGCCTCAGCCAGTGAGTCCCCTGCTGTCCTCCACATAACACCTGTTTGCTGACAGCACTGAAGACAGTTTCTTATCTATTTCCAAAAGCATAAGGTGACTCAGCCAGAGACCAGTCGTTCTCCTTTATGCTGGCAGACATTCTCTCTTTAATTTTCTTGATCATTCACAGCTAAATATTCTCTCCCATTCTGTGTACAGAGGATGAACTGTGACAATGCCTAATCTCATTAAATCTTAGACCATTGTATCTACTAAAACTTTCATCACTTTTTCACCTTTTATTGTGACCTTATGTACAACTTCAACTCTGTTTCTCTCAGTGCCAGGGAATTTATGTGACTGCAGGAGTAGACTTGGAAGAGGGTGTTGGCAGAGGATATTTTGAGCTGCTGAGTCACACacattttataaatatcttctttctttGGCCTCCTTCTCATGACTGCCAGAATTACAAGATGTGCCGCTTATCCCAAATATGATCCATTATAACTCTAATACTCCATTCACGATCTTAGATTTCATGTGTGCTACATGATTTACAGCAAATCTATTTTAGGTAGACTTTAGAGAGCTGAAAAAAGTTTCTAAAACCCATTTGCAGTAGGATTTGTCAACGTAAAAGAGTGCAGTGACTCCAGAGGCAGTAACCTATGTCCCCAAAGAATCTGGGAACTTTCTGtttgtggagctgtgctgctttttctggcTTTGTGGGACAGTAAGACAGTGATCCATGAAGTTGCACTGGTTAGGTAATTTCTTCTGGGAGCTTGCAAGACATGACTGCGTTTTTCTGCCCATTTTTATCCATTTCCTCCCTGTCCATCCTTCCTCTCACTCCTGTTAAACAGCACTGCCTGAATCTTTCTGAGGGTTAGTATGTCAAAAATTGTTATACTCTGTGAACAATCAATAAAGCTGCCAGCTCCTCTGTATGTACTCCATAATGTCCTGCCTGCCATGCTGGGACTGCATATCAGCAATTATAATTCAGAAATGCGGAGGAGAGATTTCCATTCTTTCAGAATGGAAGTGCACAGACCTGTGTCTAGCCAGCCAAAAAAAGCACAGGCCTTCACTCTGTAAATCAGAAGGCTTTTCAAGACGGTGCAAAAAAAAGCCAGTGAAAATTGGAACTTTTCCCTTAAGTCCTTCCAACCACTTTCtacctctttcttccttttaaaggTGGTGATTGGAGGTATCAACGTTGACTTTATAGCCAAGGCACAGAACTCTGTCATCCTGGTATAGTATCTTTAGTAGCTTGCTTATTACTGCTGCCATTTCCAGCTAGTTTTACAGAATTGCCAATCCAAAGAAGGGTGGTGGGGGGAAGATGATGTCAGTGCATGTTATCTTTGTGTCTGTATGaacacacaagcacacacacgGGAAGCATAGTGCTGTGCATTTGGTTGTGTTGTCTAGGTGGACACACACATGTCGATCTGCTGTGTTCATGTGCTGAGTCGTTGCCTCTCAAGGAGCAGAGCAACATATCATCCTTACAACCTCCACATATCACTGGCCTCAACTGGTACCTCAATGCAACTCTTTGATGCCAAAAACCCAAAGACCTGTTTTAGTAGAAGTGCTGCCCAAGTCACTCACAAAATACATATGCAAAGAGCTAGAAGCAATGGATGAAAACCCTCACTGTGCTAACCTATACGTAATTCAAGATTAGAACCTATACTGAGGAAATCCCCAGATAAGAGCCAGTTCTGGCTGCTTCAGGCTGTCTTAACAGCTTGAATAGGAGCCAGACTATGTGCAAAGTACCCAGAGTAGTAAGAAGCCTTTGAGAAAAGTAGCAGTCACAGCTAAATGAGAGCCATCTTCCTCAACCATAAGAAATTTaagacataaaaagaaaaaaaaaaaagattgcttttaaaaaataagcattttaagCGTTGTGAGACCTTGTGTGTTTCAGTGTGGTTTGACTAAGAAGCTAAAGACTTGCAGACTTTCCCATTGCAAACAGCAGTCATTATATGACCTAtaccatttattttattgagaTTGAAGTGGTAGAGCTTGCTTGTAAGTTGTTTAGTCTCTCAAATCTCTATGCTGATTGCTGAAGCAATAAACCTGTAACAAACCCCTGCCTTCAAATGGGGCCGCCTGTGAAGACCTCTCAGTCAGATAGAAGATGACCAGCTGGTGAAGCTACTGCTAAGGAAGCTGGAAATTAAATGATAAGGAAGCAAAGATGAAACCATCATAATGGTTAAGGGTGACACGTGCTGTAGCGTCAGCTGTGCAGGCTGTCAAAACCAGAAGTCCAGCAGCTTCAGCTGTGATCAAACTGAGAACACACATACCCTGCACTAAGCTATTAAGGCAAGGTGCAATCAAAGGTAGGCAAACCACCTGTTGGGATAGCAGCAGTGAGTGCAGACCCCTGGGGCATGCGTGATGTGGTGAGGGGCTGAGGGCAGTTACAAACCCCATTGGGAGCAGCTGgtaagggaaaaggaagatttttaatGTTGTATAGTAGCGAGCCCTGGAGCTGAAGGCCCATCACAGCAGCTAATCAAATGCCAAGCTGCAGGAGGATTTGGGAACTGACAGCCTCTATGGTTAggcacagaagagaaagcaggcTCAATGCTGTTGCTCTGCTTTGGCTTTTAAGGATTTTTCCAAATTGCTTAGCACCCAGCAGGTCCCACCCTTATGCATGCTGTTTGTTGTTGAGGCTTGCAACACATGATGTCCCATTtagcaagaaaacagcagtattCTGTACTGATTTTACCTTGTATGTGGCTTTCAAGGCTACCCAGAAGTGAAGTGCCTTTTATAAGTAACTATTTGCATGTAAGTAACCAGCAGAGAAAGATGCACATTGTCTAGGTTTGGGAAGGTTGCTGGACAAGTAACTATGGCTATAATGGTTTTAGAATATccagaagaatcatagaatggcttggcctggaagggacctcagagatcatctagttcctaCCCACtgcatcaggctgcccagggccccatccagcctggccttcgacacctccagggatggggcatcctcaaCTTCAGGAAGAGCAGAGTCTTATCTTTACATTAGGAATTCAAGCTTCTTAGGATGCAGAAAGAGGTCCTAGAAACAATTCCTTGAAGCCTTGCCAGAAAGCATCAGCTCAGTTATCTTTCAAACCACTTCAGCAAGcccattttcatctttctttcccctGAATGCAACAGAGAATAGATACTCAAGTGCTGCTACAGATTGAGCTCAGTACAGCTGAGCTGGCAAGGTGTGATCACAGTCAGTCATCTCTTTGCCTTTACAAGCAAGCTGCTTCATCTCTCATCGCACCCACTCTAAAGTAATTTAgcagcttcatttcttttagATCTTGTGGGGTTGTACAACAGCAGGGAGCACCCACGGCTGGATGCCTGCGTGGCAGGCTGGTACATCCGCTGTTAGGGTAAAGCTGGGCTTAAAAAACCTGAAGCTGTGCCATTGGGATGCGGGGGCAAACTGAAAGAGTAGAGCAGCAGGCAAAGAAAGGAGCTCATGTATTTTCAACGTTCCTGATGGCATCAGCTTTGAAAAATAGATGATGGTGTTACATTAAGTAGGGTTTGTGCTCATTACCAGTGACAGTATCCTCTTTTAATGTTGAAATAGAGGACCGTATATTGTTTGACTTGCCTAAACAAGCATCCTTGCTTTTTGATttggaatatatatatgtattttcactTGGCTTCTTCTATTACGCACAGTAAGTTGCAGAGCTAAAATAGACAGGCTCAGCGCTTTGGAAATCTGCAACGCTCAGTAGGAGACAGTCACAGATGGAAACAGCCTTAGTCCTGGCAGTGCCAGTGGCAATTCAAGGAGAGCATAAGCAAATGTAACAGAGAGGCATTTGGGTTAATGAGGAGTGACAAGTAGTGGAAAGGTGGACAGAGGCAATAGGTTGCTTACATGGCATTCTACTCAGGTTGTCCAAACAGTTCAGGGCTTGGAGAACTGCTAggcacaaaaacaaagagatgGAGAACGAACATGGTGTCTCACAGACTGCACAACTGGGGAAAGCCAAGGGAAACAAAAGGAGCctggaggttaaaaaaaaacaaacaaaaaaaccccaaaacacaCATAGTAGGGAGAACAGCCTCTTACAGTTACAGGACTGATGAAGACAGTATTGTGTACTAAGGACAGATATTGTCCATGATTTCAAGGCTCACTAAAGGGGAAGAAGGGTCACTGGAGAGCTTTGATGCAAGTTCAAAGAATGTCCAAGAACTGtgagaggggagggaggaagacTATCTTGTACCCTGAGATGGCAATACATCTGCTTGGTTAGGAAGGATAGAACGTttacaagcaagaaaaatgagCATGTGCAGAGATATTCTTGTGCGCCTGGGCTGACACACGGCAGAGAGAGTCTGGAcctggagcagcactgtgtgggTATGCACATGCTTCAGTACTTGCCACCCAAACACTTGTTGGGAAATTTTTTGTTCCAACAGGtttgcttcattatttttatcccCAAAAGAGACAGGGGAGTTGTTAGCTTTCTTTATTTGAACAAAGGGAGAATCCACTGGGGCATGcatctatggggtctctctAATTATCAGGGGAAACTTTTATCTCCGTACCCAATGCTAGTGAGCCGTTCCCCCTTTCCCCACTGTCTTGGGGTTTGTATTCATCTCAGTTCACCTACTGCATGCTCATCCTCCCCAATAGGTACCCCTCACCTTTGTTTATACATACTTTCTAACATGGATTCAGAGTTTGTTGTTTTGCCCAACTAGATCTTTGTCTCCTCGAAAGTCTATCACTCTGTTCTGTCCAGCACACAAGATTTACACACAGGTGCTAAGCTAGCATCTCCTGCCATATACCTGCAAGATAAGTTTGTGTAACTTGTTCTTCTTCTCAGATCCTATATTGCAAGACATctcatcctttcttctctcatgtCACAACCTACTCTTGAAAAGCTCTGGATTATCCAGAAGATTATTAGGCATGCCAGTGGCAAGCTGtcttcagaaatggaaaatatgtttCAGGATTTTGTGAATCAAGAGCTTTAGAGCAATTTGATAGTCAGTGATGAAGCCCAGAGAGATTTGGACATTTACTGAGGTAATTCTTCtggcaggagagctgggaggagggaTGAGGAACTGTCTGTGCTCTGGCAGTTTGACCATTTGTGACAGATGGacagagggaagagaaaggagaagctgATAACCACAAAAGTGGAGAAAGGTTTTTGGAGAGAGAGATGTGTGGGAAGAAAATTATaagtcaaaataaataaaactgcagaGGCAACACTTGCAAAGGCAACAAAACCTGTTTTAtcttcaaagtgaaaaaaataaaaccaagcaaacaaacaattgCTTACAGGTGGGAGGTAGGTGGCCTGGAAAACAGTTCCAGAGCCCATCAGGTCTGGGTCAGTAGCTCCAGAGTCCCAGTGCTGATGTGAGCAAGTAAATTCA encodes:
- the LOC125697359 gene encoding uncharacterized protein LOC125697359 isoform X1; this encodes MAVSPTVPALPSRLLPGLPGTAPEPTQPWTRDDSARRTILLYKMIAKITYRLARHVSTETHRTTQMRRFLHGAYFRIQPSIQEALVEGRPVVALESTIITHGMSYPQNLSVAREVEKIVMRNGAVPATIGILKGQIHVGLTDEELQFLASSKNVVKVSRRDLPYVLSKGLSGGTTVSGTMIAAHKAGIPVFVTGGIGGVHRGGENTLDVSADLTELGRTPVAVVSAGVKSILDIGRTLEYLETQGVCVAAFGESRMFPAFFSSQSGFQAPYHVQDEEEAAKLIASALDLGLSSGVLIAVPCPQKQAASSQLIEDAIQQALSEARSKGITGKEVTPFLLQRINELTNGKSLDSNLALIQNNARVGSCIAVALSKLQKATRKGSLPRRGDTTMPQPVVIGGINVDFIAKAQNSVILGGGQTNAGRVRRTFGGVGRNLADCLSRLGLTPLLLSAVGKDEHSESILHYCQHMDMSAILQLEGKNTATYSAMITSAGELSIGLGDMDIHQQITEQYVSQFKENLCRAPLVCIDGNVPLSTIQYICQLARDHQLAVCYEPTDENKASKPFLSDSWKALTYISPNLQELKAINRTLGNPLPAETPSRLEDIVKMAAALACPLLSHLCCVIVTLGSHGVLLCGRSLGGSISLRPAPHDQTAAASLCATHYPAIPVSREEIVNVSGAGDSLMAGIAAGMLANHDTDTCVRMGLLAARLSLCSYEPISPEISTSTISQEQVQSKPWPEAKVWKLD
- the LOC125697359 gene encoding uncharacterized protein LOC125697359 isoform X3, whose protein sequence is MIAKITYRLARHVSTETHRTTQMRRFLHGAYFRIQPSIQEALVEGRPVVALESTIITHGMSYPQNLSVAREVEKIVMRNGAVPATIGILKGQIHVGLTDEELQFLASSKNVVKVSRRDLPYVLSKGLSGGTTVSGTMIAAHKAGIPVFVTGGIGGVHRGGENTLDVSADLTELGRTPVAVVSAGVKSILDIGRTLEYLETQGVCVAAFGESRMFPAFFSSQSGFQAPYHVQDEEEAAKLIASALDLGLSSGVLIAVPCPQKQAASSQLIEDAIQQALSEARSKGITGKEVTPFLLQRINELTNGKSLDSNLALIQNNARVGSCIAVALSKLQKATRKGSLPRRGDTTMPQPVVIGGINVDFIAKAQNSVILGGGQTNAGRVRRTFGGVGRNLADCLSRLGLTPLLLSAVGKDEHSESILHYCQHMDMSAILQLEGKNTATYSAMITSAGELSIGLGDMDIHQQITEQYVSQFKENLCRAPLVCIDGNVPLSTIQYICQLARDHQLAVCYEPTDENKASKPFLSDSWKALTYISPNLQELKAINRTLGNPLPAETPSRLEDIVKMAAALACPLLSHLCCVIVTLGSHGVLLCGRSLGGSISLRPAPHDQTAAASLCATHYPAIPVSREEIVNVSGAGDSLMAGIAAGMLANHDTDTCVRMGLLAARLSLCSYEPISPEISTSTISQEQVQSKPWPEAKVWKLD